A genomic stretch from Numida meleagris isolate 19003 breed g44 Domestic line chromosome 2, NumMel1.0, whole genome shotgun sequence includes:
- the HSBP1L1 gene encoding heat shock factor-binding protein 1-like protein 1: MAAGEPPGAEHLSQLAENLLYQLQENFQALTERITLRMEEMGERISDLEKHVVDLMIEAGIENSDDELRH; encoded by the exons ATGGCGGCGGGTGAGCCGCCGGGCGCGGAGCACCTTTCGCAGCTG gcGGAAAATCTGCTGTATCAGCTGCAGGAGAATTTTCAAGCTCTGACAGAAAGGATAACTCTGAGaa TGGAAGAAATGGGTGAGCGCATCAGTGACCTTGAGAAGCACGTTGTGGACCTAATGATAGAGGCTGGAATAGAGAACTCCGATGATGAATTGAGA cactga